Proteins from a genomic interval of Chroococcidiopsis thermalis PCC 7203:
- a CDS encoding molybdopterin-dependent oxidoreductase, whose translation MNQIQIPRQRLLRRHFLKLSGLSSVSLLLGGCGTPLFEDIVGKVSEPLNQKVETLIFNPEKLAPEFPVSEIEPEALIVNSFNFTPKIDPTKFRLVVDGAVNKFLSLSMIEIQQMPLASMVIRHVCVEGWAAIVQWGGVRLRDIINLAQPKPEAKYVYFKSADGYYESWDLASCLHPQTLMAYQKNGQPLPIDNGAPLRLASPIKLGYKQSKWVTNIILSDRLLPVKGYWEDQGYEWYAGL comes from the coding sequence ATGAATCAGATTCAAATCCCTCGCCAAAGACTATTACGTCGTCACTTTCTAAAACTTTCTGGGCTTTCCAGCGTCAGTTTATTATTAGGTGGATGTGGCACGCCTTTATTTGAAGATATAGTCGGTAAAGTCTCCGAACCATTGAACCAAAAAGTTGAAACTTTAATTTTCAATCCTGAAAAACTCGCACCAGAATTTCCAGTCAGCGAGATCGAACCAGAAGCATTAATTGTTAACTCATTTAACTTTACTCCAAAAATCGATCCAACCAAATTTCGTCTGGTTGTCGATGGTGCAGTCAATAAATTCCTCAGCCTCAGCATGATAGAAATTCAGCAAATGCCCCTTGCCTCAATGGTGATTCGTCACGTCTGCGTGGAAGGGTGGGCGGCGATCGTGCAGTGGGGTGGAGTTCGATTGCGGGATATTATTAATCTTGCCCAACCTAAACCCGAGGCAAAATACGTTTACTTTAAATCCGCTGACGGCTACTACGAAAGCTGGGATTTAGCATCGTGTCTGCACCCACAAACGTTGATGGCATATCAGAAAAACGGGCAACCTTTACCAATAGATAACGGTGCGCCTTTACGTCTCGCCTCGCCAATTAAATTAGGTTACAAGCAAAGTAAATGGGTCACTAACATCATCCTTAGCGATCGCCTCCTACCCGTCAAAGGCTACTGGGAAGACCAAGGCTATGAATGGTATGCAGGATTGTAA
- a CDS encoding cytochrome b/b6 domain-containing protein, translated as MKFPSRLPRQAIAAKIFHWVNIVSLFIMLTSGLQIYNANPVFGGRAGWHIPPIFALGGWLAGGRHWHFAAMWLFSLNLVFYGVYILVSRRWKHRFVSDKDIKALKLSQNQKRRAYAWHRIAYTAIVPILLLAIFSGLGMYKPAQFPWIVDCFGDWQALRIVHFATVPIVIIFATIHALLGRKVGGDRLLESMFW; from the coding sequence ATGAAATTTCCGTCTCGACTCCCAAGACAAGCGATCGCCGCCAAAATTTTTCATTGGGTAAATATTGTTAGTTTATTCATTATGCTGACCAGCGGACTGCAAATCTACAATGCTAACCCCGTATTTGGCGGGCGTGCTGGCTGGCATATTCCACCAATTTTTGCCCTTGGAGGGTGGCTGGCTGGTGGTAGACACTGGCATTTTGCTGCAATGTGGCTGTTTTCGCTCAACTTGGTGTTTTATGGGGTTTATATCCTCGTTTCCCGTCGTTGGAAACATCGATTTGTCAGCGATAAAGACATCAAAGCACTGAAATTGAGTCAAAACCAAAAGCGTCGTGCTTATGCATGGCATCGGATCGCTTACACGGCGATCGTTCCCATTTTATTACTTGCCATATTTAGCGGCTTGGGTATGTACAAACCCGCTCAATTCCCCTGGATTGTCGATTGTTTTGGCGATTGGCAAGCATTGCGAATCGTTCACTTCGCTACCGTCCCAATCGTGATTATCTTTGCCACAATCCACGCCTTACTAGGACGAAAAGTCGGAGGCGATCGCCTTTTGGAATCGATGTTTTGGTAA
- a CDS encoding RluA family pseudouridine synthase — MMTLYLLTDFISSECVVGDSPVSYWYEGYCPHAGKLLRLPRTPFVEAIAIGLMQQLATNARYSHEGKMYGVLLVETAAGERRVLKAFSGLLHGCSTVAGWVGAIEGKELALEEARTLDMLAAMKQELIALQQIPEQQKYATLVQDFETRWQQLTILHRDRKQQRQFQRQVCQNTLTGHTLVEALAQLDEQSRQDGIDRKLFKRQRDCLLQPLQQAIEQADKRTHELKQQRKSLSRQLQALMHASYRLSNFAGESLPLQQLMAGSLPTGTGACCAPKLLHYAATHNLKPLAMAEFWWGSPSTNGEKVQGEFYGACTERCQPLMGFLLSGLQQRSPQPPLQRGAIRSPQPPLIKGAKNDFVSPFLRGTKGDLQNLCIQTKKSILYEDEWLIAVNKPPGLLSVPGRCSDRYDSVVSRLRHLLPDGMAIAAPHRLDLETSGILLLTRDRASYRHLSQQFQQRRVRKVYEAVLAGCVTQESGTIQLPLWGDPSDRPYQKIDARGKPSLTEFQVITKLENSTRIQFFPLTGRTHQLRVHAADPRGLGIPILGDRLYGCRAQVERLCLHARELCFEHPHLGKSISLQVETPF, encoded by the coding sequence ATGATGACCCTTTATTTACTAACAGATTTTATTAGCTCAGAGTGCGTTGTTGGTGACTCACCTGTCAGTTATTGGTATGAGGGTTATTGTCCTCACGCGGGTAAACTACTAAGACTACCCCGCACTCCTTTTGTAGAAGCGATCGCAATTGGGTTGATGCAACAGCTTGCTACTAACGCGCGGTATTCCCATGAGGGGAAAATGTATGGCGTGTTGCTCGTCGAGACTGCTGCTGGGGAACGGCGAGTGCTGAAAGCATTTTCTGGGCTTTTGCATGGTTGTAGCACGGTTGCAGGTTGGGTGGGGGCGATCGAGGGCAAAGAGCTGGCTTTAGAAGAAGCCCGTACCCTGGATATGTTAGCAGCAATGAAACAAGAGCTAATTGCCTTGCAACAAATCCCAGAGCAACAAAAGTATGCAACGTTAGTGCAGGATTTTGAAACGCGCTGGCAGCAACTGACAATCCTACATCGCGATCGCAAGCAACAGCGACAATTTCAGCGCCAGGTATGCCAAAATACCCTCACGGGTCATACTTTAGTAGAGGCATTAGCACAACTAGACGAACAAAGTCGTCAGGATGGGATCGATCGCAAGCTGTTTAAGCGTCAACGAGATTGTCTGTTACAACCGCTCCAACAGGCGATCGAGCAAGCAGATAAAAGAACGCACGAGTTGAAACAACAGCGGAAAAGTTTATCTAGGCAGCTGCAAGCACTGATGCACGCTAGCTATAGGTTGAGCAATTTCGCAGGGGAGTCTCTACCACTACAGCAGTTGATGGCGGGTTCGCTACCTACTGGAACTGGGGCTTGTTGTGCGCCAAAGTTGTTGCATTATGCGGCAACTCATAACTTGAAGCCACTGGCAATGGCGGAGTTTTGGTGGGGATCGCCTTCGACTAATGGCGAAAAAGTGCAGGGGGAGTTCTATGGAGCCTGTACGGAACGCTGTCAGCCGTTGATGGGGTTTTTATTGTCAGGTTTACAGCAGAGATCCCCCCAACCCCCCTTACAAAGGGGGGCAATCAGATCCCCCCAACCCCCCTTAATAAAGGGGGCTAAGAACGATTTTGTTTCCCCCTTTTTAAGGGGGACTAAGGGGGATCTCCAAAATCTGTGCATCCAAACTAAGAAATCTATTCTTTATGAAGACGAGTGGCTGATTGCTGTGAATAAACCGCCAGGACTGCTCTCCGTTCCCGGTCGTTGTAGCGATCGCTATGATAGCGTCGTGTCTCGTTTACGTCACTTACTGCCCGATGGCATGGCGATCGCAGCTCCACATCGCCTCGATCTAGAAACGTCAGGTATTTTGCTACTGACTCGCGATCGCGCCTCTTATCGTCATCTGAGCCAGCAATTTCAACAGCGGCGAGTGCGTAAAGTTTATGAAGCGGTACTTGCCGGATGCGTGACGCAAGAAAGCGGTACGATTCAACTGCCACTTTGGGGCGATCCTAGCGATCGCCCTTATCAGAAAATTGATGCACGGGGAAAACCTAGCTTAACGGAATTCCAAGTCATCACAAAATTGGAGAATTCCACGCGAATTCAGTTTTTTCCGTTAACAGGACGAACGCATCAGCTTAGGGTTCATGCTGCCGATCCTAGAGGTTTAGGAATACCCATTTTGGGCGATCGATTGTACGGTTGTCGCGCCCAAGTAGAGCGTTTATGCTTACACGCGAGAGAACTTTGTTTCGAGCATCCCCACTTAGGGAAAAGTATTTCTCTACAAGTAGAGACTCCGTTTTGA